The Pempheris klunzingeri isolate RE-2024b chromosome 1, fPemKlu1.hap1, whole genome shotgun sequence genome includes a region encoding these proteins:
- the sema6d gene encoding semaphorin-6D isoform X1, with translation MGQRAALLLSELLLLLLTASRTLLAVSFPEDTVPLDVVDTHFSRRYPVFRGRPSGNESQHRLDFQLMTKIQDTLFIAGRDQVYLVSLRESYRNEIIPYRKLTWRSGQADREMCAVKGKHRDECHNFIKVLVPRNDDLVFICGTNGFNPMCRYYRLDNLEFDGEEINGLARCPFDSKQTNVALFAEGKLYSATVADFQASDSVIYRSMGDGSALRTIKYDSKWLKEPHFLHAAEYGNYVYFFYREIAVEHSNLGKVVYSRVARICKNDVGGSQRVLEKHWTSFVKARLNCSVPGESFFYFDVLQSITDIININGVPSVVGVFTTQMNSIPGSAVCAFSMADIEKVFWGRFKEQKTPDSVWTPFAEDKLPKPRPGCCAGHGPAASFKSSTEFPDDTLQFIKSHPLMDTAVPSIGDEPWFTKTRVRYRLTALAVDNEAGPHKNYTVVFIGAESGVVLKVLAKTSSVSLNDSLLLEEIDVFNRAKCLSNHEDDKRVLSLHVDKDAHSLYVAFSSCVIRIPLSRCERHSSCQKSCIASRDPYCGWTPHGACERIEPGALTGYEQDVEVGNTAHLGDCHAFLGTTSAPDYKSFGDPTSDMELSSAPVTVHPSGPIHPPVLIPTQSPSSGPGPELYGSGFVLQDDPATSHSLDSIPGGQEGVWDIQAGETNQMVHMNILITCVFAAFLMGALLAGLIVFCYRDSFLRKPRHVHKDAESAPSCSDSTGSFVKLNGLFDSPVKEYQTNIDSPKLYTNLLSNGKDLSTPNGDTKTMILRDGCQPPELAALPTPESTPVLQQKGLQPIKNHWERAHGKVTGPRKESNSSAKSPQFLPSSPAPPNSNPNQPHLALGHSHIPSAVVLPNATHDHSSFDSGEDSLPHSSEKKLKNPESKGSRKDQKRSVDARNTLNDLLKHLNDSVANPKAILQEGSGPRPRQQLTLEPMEELTELPPRVPSREASLYSPSSSLPRHSPTKRVDVPMPTTPTTPTGSLSMGGTLERQRGGYQLHRSASHRHSLSTSPNAVTMGVSVSRQHSMNRGGYMPPTPPSRLDSHGGVMGAGMHSPHPPSVSRQSSYSGHCSLPRTGVKRTPSLKPDVPPKPNGFSPQTSQMRVVNKYSY, from the exons ATGGGCCAGAGAGCTGCGCTTCTGctcagtgagctgctgctgctgttgctgacaGCCTCGCGCACTCTCCTCGCAGTCAGCTTCCCAGAGGACACCGTACCCCTAGATGTCGTTGACACACACT tttcacGGAGGTACCCTGTGTTCAGAGGCAGGCCCTCTGGCAATGAGTCACAGCATCGCCTTGACTTTCAGCTGATGACCAAGATACAGGACACTCTGTTCATCGCTGGCAG AGATCAGGTGTACTTAGTCAGTCTGAGAGAATCCTACAGGAATGAGATCATTCCTTACCGG AAGCTTACATGGCGATCAGGCCAAGCTGACAGAGAGATGTGTGCCgtcaaaggaaaacacaga gACGAGTGCCACAACTTCATCAAAGTGCTGGTTCCCAGAAATGATGACCTGGTCTTCATCTGTGGAACCAACGGCTTCAACCCCATGTGCAGATACTACAGG CTGGATAACCTAGAGTTTGACGGGGAGGAGATCAATGGACTGGCACGATGCCCGTTTGACTCCAAGCAAACCAACGTTGCCCTTTTTGCTG AGGGGAAGCTGTATTCCGCCACCGTAGCTGACTTCCAGGCCAGTGATTCTGTCATCTATCGCAGTATGGGTGATGGATCAGCTTTGAGGACCATCAAATATGACTCCAAATGGTTGAAAG aaCCTCATTTCCTGCATGCAGCAGAGTATGGGAATTATGTGTACTTTTTCTACCGAGAGATTGCAGTGGAGCACAGCAATCTGGGCAAG GTTGTGTATTCTCGTGTGGCCCGGATCTGTAAGAATGACGTCGGCGGGTCACAGCGGGTGCTGGAGAAGCACTGGACATCTTTTGTGAAGGCGCGGCTGAACTGCTCCGTGCCAGGGGAGTCTTTCTTCTACTTTGATGTGCTTCAGTCCATCACTGACATCATCAATATCAATGGAGTTCCCTCTGTGGTGGGAGTGTTCACCACTCAGATGAACAG TATCCCGGGGTCAGCAGTGTGTGCCTTCTCCATGGCCGACATAGAGAAAGTATTCTGGGGCCGGTTCAAAGAGCAGAAGACACCCGACTCTGTGTGGACTCCATTTGCAGAGGACAAGCTGCCCAAACCTCG ACCCGGGTGCTGTGCAGGTCATGGTCCAGCTGCGTCCTTTAAGAGCTCCACAGAGTTCCCGGACGATACCCTGCAGTTCATCAAGTCCCACCCCCTCATGGACACAGCTGTGCCTTCTATTGGGGATGAGCCTTGGTTCACCAAGACTCGTGTCAG GTACAGACTGACAGCGCTGGCTGTGGACAATGAAGCAGGACCTCACAAGAACTACACAGTGGTGTTCATCGGGGCTGAGTCAGGGGTTGTCCTTAAGGTTTTGGCCAAGACctcttctgtgtctctgaatGACAGCCTGCTTCTGGAGGAGATAGATGTCTTCAACAGGGCCAA GTGCTTGTCTAACCATGAGGATGACAAGCGTGTCCTCTCGCTGCACGTGGACAAAGATGCACACAGCCTGTATGTCGCCTTTTCAAGCTGTGTCATCCGTATTCCCCTGAGTCGCTGTGAAAGGCATTCTTCCTGCCAAAA GTCCTGCATTGCATCAAGGGATCCTTACTGTGGCTGGACGCCTCATGGAGCCTGTGAGAGGATAGAGCCTGGTGCTTT GACTGGATACGAGCAGGACGTTGAAGTAGGAAACACAGCCCACTTGGGAGACTGTCATG CGTTTTTGGGCACTACATCAGCGCCAGATTACAAATCATTTGGCGACCCTACCTCTG ACATGGAGTTGTCATCAGCGCCAGTCACTGTCCACCCCAGTGGGCCCATACACCCCCCAGTACTCATACCCACTCAGAGCCCCAGCTCTGGGCCTGGTCCAGAGCTCTACGGCTCAGGCTTTGTGCTGCAGGATGACCCAGCCACCTCCCATTCTTTAGACTCTATCCCAGGGGGCCAAGAGG GTGTGTGGGATATCCAAGCAGGTGAGACCAACCAGATGGTCCACATGAACATCCTCATCACCTGcgtgtttgctgcttttctcatgGGTGCTCTCCTGGCTGGTCTGATTGTTTTCTGCTACCGAGACTCTTTCCTCCGTAAGCCAAGACACGTCCATAAGGATGCAGAGTCTGCACCATCCTGCTCCGACTCCACTGGGAGTTTTGTCAAGCTCAACGGCCTCTTTGACAGCCCTGTAAAG GAGTACCAAACCAACATTGATTCTCCTAAGCTGTACACCAATCTGCTGAGCAATGGCAAAGACCTGAGTACACCCAACGGTGACACCAAGACCATGATTCTGCGGGACGGCTGTCAGCCCCCTGAGCTGGCTGCCCTGCCTACACCTGAGTCCACCCCTGTGCTTCAGCAGAAAGGCCTGCAGCCCATCAAAAACCATTGGGAGAGGGCTCACGGGAAGGTCACTGGGCCCCGCAAGGAGTCCAACTCATCAGCCAAGAGTCCTCAGTTCcttccctcttctcctgctcctcccaaCTCCAACCCCAACCAGCCTCACCTCGCCCTGGGACACTCCCACATCCCTAGTGCAGTTGTGCTGCCCAATGCCACACATGACCACTCGAGCTTTGACAGTGGAGAAGATTCGCTGCCGCATTCATCTGAAAAGAAGCTGAAGAACCCAGAATCTAAGGGAAGTAGGAAAGACCAAAAGAGGTCTGTGGATGCCAGAAATACCCTAAatgaccttttaaaacacctCAATGACTCTGTGGCCAACCCCAAGGCCATTCTTCAAGAAGGATCAGGGCCCCGCCCAAGGCAACAGCTCACATTGGAGCCCATGGAGGAACTGACTGAATTACCCCCCAGGGTGCCAAGCCGTGAGGCTTCCCTgtactctccctcctcctccctgcccaGGCACAGCCCCACCAAGAGGGTTGATGTGCCCATGCCCACCACTCCCACCACACCCACGGGCAGCCTGAGCATGGGGGGAACcctggagagacaaagaggggggTATCAACTCCATCGGAGTGCCTCTCACAGGCACTCCTTATCCACCTCACCAAATGCGGTAACAATGGGGGTGTCTGTGTCTCGTCAACACAGTATGAACAGAGGAGGTTACATGCCCCCAACACCCCCCTCCAGACTTGACTCCCATGGTGGAGTGATGGGGGCAGGAATGCACTCACCCCATCCACCATCAGTATCCCGACAGAGCAGCTACAGTGGGCACTGCTCACTCCCTCGCACGGGAGTTAAACGGACCCCATCGCTAAAGCCAGATGTGCCCCCTAAACCCAACGGATTTTCACCACAGACTTCACAGATGCGAGTGGTTAATAAGTACAGTTATTAA
- the sema6d gene encoding semaphorin-6D isoform X2 encodes MGQRAALLLSELLLLLLTASRTLLAVSFPEDTVPLDVVDTHFSRRYPVFRGRPSGNESQHRLDFQLMTKIQDTLFIAGRDQVYLVSLRESYRNEIIPYRKLTWRSGQADREMCAVKGKHRDECHNFIKVLVPRNDDLVFICGTNGFNPMCRYYRLDNLEFDGEEINGLARCPFDSKQTNVALFAEGKLYSATVADFQASDSVIYRSMGDGSALRTIKYDSKWLKEPHFLHAAEYGNYVYFFYREIAVEHSNLGKVVYSRVARICKNDVGGSQRVLEKHWTSFVKARLNCSVPGESFFYFDVLQSITDIININGVPSVVGVFTTQMNSIPGSAVCAFSMADIEKVFWGRFKEQKTPDSVWTPFAEDKLPKPRPGCCAGHGPAASFKSSTEFPDDTLQFIKSHPLMDTAVPSIGDEPWFTKTRVRYRLTALAVDNEAGPHKNYTVVFIGAESGVVLKVLAKTSSVSLNDSLLLEEIDVFNRAKCLSNHEDDKRVLSLHVDKDAHSLYVAFSSCVIRIPLSRCERHSSCQKSCIASRDPYCGWTPHGACERIEPGALTGYEQDVEVGNTAHLGDCHDMELSSAPVTVHPSGPIHPPVLIPTQSPSSGPGPELYGSGFVLQDDPATSHSLDSIPGGQEGVWDIQAGETNQMVHMNILITCVFAAFLMGALLAGLIVFCYRDSFLRKPRHVHKDAESAPSCSDSTGSFVKLNGLFDSPVKEYQTNIDSPKLYTNLLSNGKDLSTPNGDTKTMILRDGCQPPELAALPTPESTPVLQQKGLQPIKNHWERAHGKVTGPRKESNSSAKSPQFLPSSPAPPNSNPNQPHLALGHSHIPSAVVLPNATHDHSSFDSGEDSLPHSSEKKLKNPESKGSRKDQKRSVDARNTLNDLLKHLNDSVANPKAILQEGSGPRPRQQLTLEPMEELTELPPRVPSREASLYSPSSSLPRHSPTKRVDVPMPTTPTTPTGSLSMGGTLERQRGGYQLHRSASHRHSLSTSPNAVTMGVSVSRQHSMNRGGYMPPTPPSRLDSHGGVMGAGMHSPHPPSVSRQSSYSGHCSLPRTGVKRTPSLKPDVPPKPNGFSPQTSQMRVVNKYSY; translated from the exons ATGGGCCAGAGAGCTGCGCTTCTGctcagtgagctgctgctgctgttgctgacaGCCTCGCGCACTCTCCTCGCAGTCAGCTTCCCAGAGGACACCGTACCCCTAGATGTCGTTGACACACACT tttcacGGAGGTACCCTGTGTTCAGAGGCAGGCCCTCTGGCAATGAGTCACAGCATCGCCTTGACTTTCAGCTGATGACCAAGATACAGGACACTCTGTTCATCGCTGGCAG AGATCAGGTGTACTTAGTCAGTCTGAGAGAATCCTACAGGAATGAGATCATTCCTTACCGG AAGCTTACATGGCGATCAGGCCAAGCTGACAGAGAGATGTGTGCCgtcaaaggaaaacacaga gACGAGTGCCACAACTTCATCAAAGTGCTGGTTCCCAGAAATGATGACCTGGTCTTCATCTGTGGAACCAACGGCTTCAACCCCATGTGCAGATACTACAGG CTGGATAACCTAGAGTTTGACGGGGAGGAGATCAATGGACTGGCACGATGCCCGTTTGACTCCAAGCAAACCAACGTTGCCCTTTTTGCTG AGGGGAAGCTGTATTCCGCCACCGTAGCTGACTTCCAGGCCAGTGATTCTGTCATCTATCGCAGTATGGGTGATGGATCAGCTTTGAGGACCATCAAATATGACTCCAAATGGTTGAAAG aaCCTCATTTCCTGCATGCAGCAGAGTATGGGAATTATGTGTACTTTTTCTACCGAGAGATTGCAGTGGAGCACAGCAATCTGGGCAAG GTTGTGTATTCTCGTGTGGCCCGGATCTGTAAGAATGACGTCGGCGGGTCACAGCGGGTGCTGGAGAAGCACTGGACATCTTTTGTGAAGGCGCGGCTGAACTGCTCCGTGCCAGGGGAGTCTTTCTTCTACTTTGATGTGCTTCAGTCCATCACTGACATCATCAATATCAATGGAGTTCCCTCTGTGGTGGGAGTGTTCACCACTCAGATGAACAG TATCCCGGGGTCAGCAGTGTGTGCCTTCTCCATGGCCGACATAGAGAAAGTATTCTGGGGCCGGTTCAAAGAGCAGAAGACACCCGACTCTGTGTGGACTCCATTTGCAGAGGACAAGCTGCCCAAACCTCG ACCCGGGTGCTGTGCAGGTCATGGTCCAGCTGCGTCCTTTAAGAGCTCCACAGAGTTCCCGGACGATACCCTGCAGTTCATCAAGTCCCACCCCCTCATGGACACAGCTGTGCCTTCTATTGGGGATGAGCCTTGGTTCACCAAGACTCGTGTCAG GTACAGACTGACAGCGCTGGCTGTGGACAATGAAGCAGGACCTCACAAGAACTACACAGTGGTGTTCATCGGGGCTGAGTCAGGGGTTGTCCTTAAGGTTTTGGCCAAGACctcttctgtgtctctgaatGACAGCCTGCTTCTGGAGGAGATAGATGTCTTCAACAGGGCCAA GTGCTTGTCTAACCATGAGGATGACAAGCGTGTCCTCTCGCTGCACGTGGACAAAGATGCACACAGCCTGTATGTCGCCTTTTCAAGCTGTGTCATCCGTATTCCCCTGAGTCGCTGTGAAAGGCATTCTTCCTGCCAAAA GTCCTGCATTGCATCAAGGGATCCTTACTGTGGCTGGACGCCTCATGGAGCCTGTGAGAGGATAGAGCCTGGTGCTTT GACTGGATACGAGCAGGACGTTGAAGTAGGAAACACAGCCCACTTGGGAGACTGTCATG ACATGGAGTTGTCATCAGCGCCAGTCACTGTCCACCCCAGTGGGCCCATACACCCCCCAGTACTCATACCCACTCAGAGCCCCAGCTCTGGGCCTGGTCCAGAGCTCTACGGCTCAGGCTTTGTGCTGCAGGATGACCCAGCCACCTCCCATTCTTTAGACTCTATCCCAGGGGGCCAAGAGG GTGTGTGGGATATCCAAGCAGGTGAGACCAACCAGATGGTCCACATGAACATCCTCATCACCTGcgtgtttgctgcttttctcatgGGTGCTCTCCTGGCTGGTCTGATTGTTTTCTGCTACCGAGACTCTTTCCTCCGTAAGCCAAGACACGTCCATAAGGATGCAGAGTCTGCACCATCCTGCTCCGACTCCACTGGGAGTTTTGTCAAGCTCAACGGCCTCTTTGACAGCCCTGTAAAG GAGTACCAAACCAACATTGATTCTCCTAAGCTGTACACCAATCTGCTGAGCAATGGCAAAGACCTGAGTACACCCAACGGTGACACCAAGACCATGATTCTGCGGGACGGCTGTCAGCCCCCTGAGCTGGCTGCCCTGCCTACACCTGAGTCCACCCCTGTGCTTCAGCAGAAAGGCCTGCAGCCCATCAAAAACCATTGGGAGAGGGCTCACGGGAAGGTCACTGGGCCCCGCAAGGAGTCCAACTCATCAGCCAAGAGTCCTCAGTTCcttccctcttctcctgctcctcccaaCTCCAACCCCAACCAGCCTCACCTCGCCCTGGGACACTCCCACATCCCTAGTGCAGTTGTGCTGCCCAATGCCACACATGACCACTCGAGCTTTGACAGTGGAGAAGATTCGCTGCCGCATTCATCTGAAAAGAAGCTGAAGAACCCAGAATCTAAGGGAAGTAGGAAAGACCAAAAGAGGTCTGTGGATGCCAGAAATACCCTAAatgaccttttaaaacacctCAATGACTCTGTGGCCAACCCCAAGGCCATTCTTCAAGAAGGATCAGGGCCCCGCCCAAGGCAACAGCTCACATTGGAGCCCATGGAGGAACTGACTGAATTACCCCCCAGGGTGCCAAGCCGTGAGGCTTCCCTgtactctccctcctcctccctgcccaGGCACAGCCCCACCAAGAGGGTTGATGTGCCCATGCCCACCACTCCCACCACACCCACGGGCAGCCTGAGCATGGGGGGAACcctggagagacaaagaggggggTATCAACTCCATCGGAGTGCCTCTCACAGGCACTCCTTATCCACCTCACCAAATGCGGTAACAATGGGGGTGTCTGTGTCTCGTCAACACAGTATGAACAGAGGAGGTTACATGCCCCCAACACCCCCCTCCAGACTTGACTCCCATGGTGGAGTGATGGGGGCAGGAATGCACTCACCCCATCCACCATCAGTATCCCGACAGAGCAGCTACAGTGGGCACTGCTCACTCCCTCGCACGGGAGTTAAACGGACCCCATCGCTAAAGCCAGATGTGCCCCCTAAACCCAACGGATTTTCACCACAGACTTCACAGATGCGAGTGGTTAATAAGTACAGTTATTAA
- the sema6d gene encoding semaphorin-6D isoform X4: MGQRAALLLSELLLLLLTASRTLLAVSFPEDTVPLDVVDTHFSRRYPVFRGRPSGNESQHRLDFQLMTKIQDTLFIAGRDQVYLVSLRESYRNEIIPYRKLTWRSGQADREMCAVKGKHRDECHNFIKVLVPRNDDLVFICGTNGFNPMCRYYRLDNLEFDGEEINGLARCPFDSKQTNVALFAEGKLYSATVADFQASDSVIYRSMGDGSALRTIKYDSKWLKEPHFLHAAEYGNYVYFFYREIAVEHSNLGKVVYSRVARICKNDVGGSQRVLEKHWTSFVKARLNCSVPGESFFYFDVLQSITDIININGVPSVVGVFTTQMNSIPGSAVCAFSMADIEKVFWGRFKEQKTPDSVWTPFAEDKLPKPRPGCCAGHGPAASFKSSTEFPDDTLQFIKSHPLMDTAVPSIGDEPWFTKTRVRYRLTALAVDNEAGPHKNYTVVFIGAESGVVLKVLAKTSSVSLNDSLLLEEIDVFNRAKCLSNHEDDKRVLSLHVDKDAHSLYVAFSSCVIRIPLSRCERHSSCQKSCIASRDPYCGWTPHGACERIEPGALTGYEQDVEVGNTAHLGDCHGVWDIQAGETNQMVHMNILITCVFAAFLMGALLAGLIVFCYRDSFLRKPRHVHKDAESAPSCSDSTGSFVKLNGLFDSPVKEYQTNIDSPKLYTNLLSNGKDLSTPNGDTKTMILRDGCQPPELAALPTPESTPVLQQKGLQPIKNHWERAHGKVTGPRKESNSSAKSPQFLPSSPAPPNSNPNQPHLALGHSHIPSAVVLPNATHDHSSFDSGEDSLPHSSEKKLKNPESKGSRKDQKRSVDARNTLNDLLKHLNDSVANPKAILQEGSGPRPRQQLTLEPMEELTELPPRVPSREASLYSPSSSLPRHSPTKRVDVPMPTTPTTPTGSLSMGGTLERQRGGYQLHRSASHRHSLSTSPNAVTMGVSVSRQHSMNRGGYMPPTPPSRLDSHGGVMGAGMHSPHPPSVSRQSSYSGHCSLPRTGVKRTPSLKPDVPPKPNGFSPQTSQMRVVNKYSY; this comes from the exons ATGGGCCAGAGAGCTGCGCTTCTGctcagtgagctgctgctgctgttgctgacaGCCTCGCGCACTCTCCTCGCAGTCAGCTTCCCAGAGGACACCGTACCCCTAGATGTCGTTGACACACACT tttcacGGAGGTACCCTGTGTTCAGAGGCAGGCCCTCTGGCAATGAGTCACAGCATCGCCTTGACTTTCAGCTGATGACCAAGATACAGGACACTCTGTTCATCGCTGGCAG AGATCAGGTGTACTTAGTCAGTCTGAGAGAATCCTACAGGAATGAGATCATTCCTTACCGG AAGCTTACATGGCGATCAGGCCAAGCTGACAGAGAGATGTGTGCCgtcaaaggaaaacacaga gACGAGTGCCACAACTTCATCAAAGTGCTGGTTCCCAGAAATGATGACCTGGTCTTCATCTGTGGAACCAACGGCTTCAACCCCATGTGCAGATACTACAGG CTGGATAACCTAGAGTTTGACGGGGAGGAGATCAATGGACTGGCACGATGCCCGTTTGACTCCAAGCAAACCAACGTTGCCCTTTTTGCTG AGGGGAAGCTGTATTCCGCCACCGTAGCTGACTTCCAGGCCAGTGATTCTGTCATCTATCGCAGTATGGGTGATGGATCAGCTTTGAGGACCATCAAATATGACTCCAAATGGTTGAAAG aaCCTCATTTCCTGCATGCAGCAGAGTATGGGAATTATGTGTACTTTTTCTACCGAGAGATTGCAGTGGAGCACAGCAATCTGGGCAAG GTTGTGTATTCTCGTGTGGCCCGGATCTGTAAGAATGACGTCGGCGGGTCACAGCGGGTGCTGGAGAAGCACTGGACATCTTTTGTGAAGGCGCGGCTGAACTGCTCCGTGCCAGGGGAGTCTTTCTTCTACTTTGATGTGCTTCAGTCCATCACTGACATCATCAATATCAATGGAGTTCCCTCTGTGGTGGGAGTGTTCACCACTCAGATGAACAG TATCCCGGGGTCAGCAGTGTGTGCCTTCTCCATGGCCGACATAGAGAAAGTATTCTGGGGCCGGTTCAAAGAGCAGAAGACACCCGACTCTGTGTGGACTCCATTTGCAGAGGACAAGCTGCCCAAACCTCG ACCCGGGTGCTGTGCAGGTCATGGTCCAGCTGCGTCCTTTAAGAGCTCCACAGAGTTCCCGGACGATACCCTGCAGTTCATCAAGTCCCACCCCCTCATGGACACAGCTGTGCCTTCTATTGGGGATGAGCCTTGGTTCACCAAGACTCGTGTCAG GTACAGACTGACAGCGCTGGCTGTGGACAATGAAGCAGGACCTCACAAGAACTACACAGTGGTGTTCATCGGGGCTGAGTCAGGGGTTGTCCTTAAGGTTTTGGCCAAGACctcttctgtgtctctgaatGACAGCCTGCTTCTGGAGGAGATAGATGTCTTCAACAGGGCCAA GTGCTTGTCTAACCATGAGGATGACAAGCGTGTCCTCTCGCTGCACGTGGACAAAGATGCACACAGCCTGTATGTCGCCTTTTCAAGCTGTGTCATCCGTATTCCCCTGAGTCGCTGTGAAAGGCATTCTTCCTGCCAAAA GTCCTGCATTGCATCAAGGGATCCTTACTGTGGCTGGACGCCTCATGGAGCCTGTGAGAGGATAGAGCCTGGTGCTTT GACTGGATACGAGCAGGACGTTGAAGTAGGAAACACAGCCCACTTGGGAGACTGTCATG GTGTGTGGGATATCCAAGCAGGTGAGACCAACCAGATGGTCCACATGAACATCCTCATCACCTGcgtgtttgctgcttttctcatgGGTGCTCTCCTGGCTGGTCTGATTGTTTTCTGCTACCGAGACTCTTTCCTCCGTAAGCCAAGACACGTCCATAAGGATGCAGAGTCTGCACCATCCTGCTCCGACTCCACTGGGAGTTTTGTCAAGCTCAACGGCCTCTTTGACAGCCCTGTAAAG GAGTACCAAACCAACATTGATTCTCCTAAGCTGTACACCAATCTGCTGAGCAATGGCAAAGACCTGAGTACACCCAACGGTGACACCAAGACCATGATTCTGCGGGACGGCTGTCAGCCCCCTGAGCTGGCTGCCCTGCCTACACCTGAGTCCACCCCTGTGCTTCAGCAGAAAGGCCTGCAGCCCATCAAAAACCATTGGGAGAGGGCTCACGGGAAGGTCACTGGGCCCCGCAAGGAGTCCAACTCATCAGCCAAGAGTCCTCAGTTCcttccctcttctcctgctcctcccaaCTCCAACCCCAACCAGCCTCACCTCGCCCTGGGACACTCCCACATCCCTAGTGCAGTTGTGCTGCCCAATGCCACACATGACCACTCGAGCTTTGACAGTGGAGAAGATTCGCTGCCGCATTCATCTGAAAAGAAGCTGAAGAACCCAGAATCTAAGGGAAGTAGGAAAGACCAAAAGAGGTCTGTGGATGCCAGAAATACCCTAAatgaccttttaaaacacctCAATGACTCTGTGGCCAACCCCAAGGCCATTCTTCAAGAAGGATCAGGGCCCCGCCCAAGGCAACAGCTCACATTGGAGCCCATGGAGGAACTGACTGAATTACCCCCCAGGGTGCCAAGCCGTGAGGCTTCCCTgtactctccctcctcctccctgcccaGGCACAGCCCCACCAAGAGGGTTGATGTGCCCATGCCCACCACTCCCACCACACCCACGGGCAGCCTGAGCATGGGGGGAACcctggagagacaaagaggggggTATCAACTCCATCGGAGTGCCTCTCACAGGCACTCCTTATCCACCTCACCAAATGCGGTAACAATGGGGGTGTCTGTGTCTCGTCAACACAGTATGAACAGAGGAGGTTACATGCCCCCAACACCCCCCTCCAGACTTGACTCCCATGGTGGAGTGATGGGGGCAGGAATGCACTCACCCCATCCACCATCAGTATCCCGACAGAGCAGCTACAGTGGGCACTGCTCACTCCCTCGCACGGGAGTTAAACGGACCCCATCGCTAAAGCCAGATGTGCCCCCTAAACCCAACGGATTTTCACCACAGACTTCACAGATGCGAGTGGTTAATAAGTACAGTTATTAA